In the genome of Massilia sp. PAMC28688, one region contains:
- a CDS encoding glycosyltransferase has translation MLPNEKPLPASIGAALVRRVAMISDHASPLAAPGSIDSGGQNVYVAHLARELALSGCQVDIFTRRDSMVNAQVVQWGERIRVIHVPAGPAHHVPKEDLLPYMDAFARFVSAFARRQDSSYDIVHANFFMSGMVAQRLRQELGLPFVITFHALDQVRRKAQGAADAFPNARLGIERALMRDASRIIAECPQDLQDMVQLYGANPARIDIAPCGFDPQELWPVTARLARQRLRLPGARFIVLQLGRIVPRKGIDTVVRSLALLRRRYGIDALLLVVGGEGGAQQADTAELGRLRTLACALDVSGDVLFLGRQARAQLRYFYSAADVFVTTPWYEPFGITPVEAMACARPVIGAAVGGIKSTVVDGSTGFLVPARDPQAVAERLAQLHSNPELASNMGDEGMRRAFQYFTWRTVARQVAAIYATAAGVASLPSQLTS, from the coding sequence ATGTTACCCAATGAGAAGCCGCTGCCGGCCAGCATTGGCGCAGCCCTGGTGCGGCGTGTCGCCATGATCAGTGATCACGCCTCGCCGCTGGCAGCGCCAGGCAGCATCGACAGCGGCGGCCAGAATGTGTATGTGGCCCACCTGGCGCGCGAGCTGGCGCTGTCGGGCTGCCAGGTGGATATTTTCACGCGGCGCGACAGCATGGTGAATGCGCAGGTGGTGCAGTGGGGCGAGCGCATCCGGGTGATCCATGTGCCGGCCGGTCCCGCGCACCACGTACCCAAGGAGGACTTGCTGCCCTACATGGACGCGTTTGCCCGTTTCGTCAGCGCGTTTGCGCGCCGCCAGGATTCGTCGTACGACATTGTTCACGCCAATTTCTTCATGTCCGGCATGGTGGCGCAGCGCCTGCGCCAGGAACTTGGCCTACCCTTCGTCATCACCTTTCACGCACTCGACCAGGTGCGGCGCAAGGCGCAGGGCGCGGCCGATGCCTTCCCGAACGCACGCCTTGGCATTGAACGCGCACTGATGCGCGACGCCAGCCGCATCATCGCCGAGTGCCCGCAAGACCTTCAAGACATGGTGCAGCTATACGGCGCCAACCCCGCCAGGATTGATATCGCCCCCTGCGGCTTCGATCCGCAAGAGCTGTGGCCGGTCACTGCGCGCTTGGCGCGCCAGCGCCTGCGCTTGCCCGGTGCCCGCTTCATTGTGCTGCAGCTGGGCCGCATCGTCCCGCGCAAGGGCATCGATACGGTGGTGCGCAGCCTGGCCCTGCTGCGCCGGCGCTACGGCATTGACGCATTGCTGCTGGTGGTGGGCGGTGAAGGCGGCGCCCAGCAGGCCGACACGGCCGAACTGGGCCGGCTGCGGACACTGGCATGCGCGCTTGATGTGAGCGGCGATGTGCTATTCCTGGGCCGCCAGGCGCGCGCGCAACTGCGCTACTTCTACAGCGCCGCCGACGTGTTCGTGACCACGCCATGGTACGAACCTTTTGGCATTACCCCGGTGGAAGCCATGGCATGCGCGCGGCCCGTCATCGGCGCCGCGGTGGGCGGCATCAAGAGCACCGTGGTCGACGGCAGCACCGGCTTCCTGGTTCCCGCGCGCGACCCGCAGGCCGTCGCCGAGCGGCTCGCACAACTGCACAGCAATCCTGAACTGGCAAGCAATATGGGCGACGAAGGCATGCGGCGCGCATTCCAGTACTTCACCTGGCGCACGGTGGCACGACAGGTGGCAGCCATCTACGCCACTGCCGCCGGCGTTGCTTCCCTCCCATCGCAATTGACGTCCTGA
- a CDS encoding glycosyltransferase family 4 protein → MRPLHILTWNTHGSYLYYLSQVPHHFHILSRPGRPPGYGGRAPGVAWGPNVHDMPASHVRHHHFDCIIYQDDPQYEKDQYELLGAGQRALPRIYIEHDPPRAHPTDMPHLVDDPNVVLVHVSHFNRLMWRTGRSPVRVIEHGVPVPPQVRYSGSLARGLVVINHLAQRGRRLGADIFAGAAARVPLDLVGMGAEALGGPGEIAHERLPAVSARYRFLFNPIRYTSMGLAVIESMMVGLPVVALATTEIATVIRDGETGFADTNPDRLVDCMQRLLRDPGLARELGERGRLYARERFGIGRFVAEWDALLREVTGATGPARPGSG, encoded by the coding sequence ATGCGGCCCTTGCACATTCTTACCTGGAACACGCACGGCAGCTACCTGTACTACCTGAGCCAGGTGCCCCACCATTTCCACATCCTCTCCCGGCCGGGCCGTCCACCCGGTTATGGCGGCCGGGCGCCTGGCGTGGCATGGGGCCCCAATGTGCATGACATGCCTGCCAGCCATGTGCGGCACCATCATTTCGACTGCATTATTTACCAGGACGATCCGCAGTACGAAAAAGACCAGTACGAGCTGCTCGGTGCGGGCCAGCGCGCCTTGCCGCGCATTTACATCGAGCACGATCCGCCCCGCGCGCATCCGACCGACATGCCACACCTGGTAGACGACCCAAACGTGGTGCTGGTGCATGTGTCGCACTTTAACCGGCTCATGTGGCGTACCGGCCGCTCGCCGGTGCGGGTGATCGAGCATGGCGTACCGGTGCCGCCACAGGTGCGCTACAGCGGTTCGCTCGCGCGCGGCCTGGTCGTCATCAACCACCTGGCGCAGCGCGGACGGCGCCTGGGCGCCGACATCTTTGCCGGGGCAGCAGCGCGCGTGCCCCTTGACTTGGTCGGCATGGGCGCCGAAGCACTCGGCGGCCCGGGCGAGATCGCGCACGAGCGGCTGCCGGCCGTCAGCGCGCGCTACCGATTCCTGTTCAATCCCATCCGTTACACCAGCATGGGGCTGGCTGTCATCGAGTCCATGATGGTGGGCCTGCCGGTGGTGGCACTGGCCACCACCGAAATCGCCACTGTCATCCGTGACGGCGAGACCGGCTTTGCTGACACCAATCCGGACCGCCTTGTCGATTGTATGCAGCGCTTGCTGCGCGACCCGGGGCTGGCGCGTGAGCTGGGCGAACGGGGGCGCCTGTATGCGCGCGAACGCTTCGGCATTGGCCGCTTTGTGGCCGAATGGGATGCCCTCCTGCGCGAAGTGACGGGGGCGACCGGCCCGGCCCGGCCGGGCTCCGGCTGA
- a CDS encoding ABC transporter ATP-binding protein/permease, with protein MENTLQASGTGTRMAADLWQVLKSHRGRIGLALACLIIAKVATVAVPLLLKRIIDAFTQPQELLRLPVYLLAGYALLRFLSTLFNELRDLLFARVTLHTVSVYAQKTFAHLHALGAGFHARRQIGGLLPDIDRGTSGIAFLLGVGLFTMVPTLVEIGLVLAVMLDRYSAWYCAIIVLMFLGYAGFTLVFTARRVIYQRRVNKLDSGAKSHLADSLINYDTIKYFANETLEADRFRIIMRRWQHAGMGNQRALFVLHVGQSAVIGCGVAAIMLMAGRDVWRGAMRVGDLVLINAYALQVCLPLNALGFVYREARDAWVNAERLFALLRERPDRPDPPGLPRLDPRSGDVVFEHVSFHYELSRPILRDVSFRIAPGRTLAVVGRSGSGKSTLARLLLSLYAPVHGRILIDGQDLAQLSPGSVRAAIGVVPQETALFNESIGYNIAYGRPGSAEADVIAAARAAHVHAFIDALPHKYATLVGERGVKLSGGEKQRIAIARAVLKNPPILIFDEATSALDSDSERAIQRELERLSRDRTTLIIAHRLSTIVHAHHIIVMDAGRIVEQGSHRALLATKGLYARLWNLQQERGPAT; from the coding sequence ATGGAAAACACTTTACAAGCGAGCGGCACCGGCACGCGCATGGCAGCCGACCTGTGGCAAGTTCTGAAAAGCCATCGCGGGCGCATCGGCCTGGCACTGGCCTGCCTCATCATTGCCAAGGTCGCCACCGTGGCGGTACCGCTGCTGTTAAAACGCATTATCGATGCGTTCACCCAGCCCCAGGAACTGCTGCGCCTTCCCGTGTACCTGCTGGCGGGCTACGCCCTGCTGCGTTTTCTGTCCACCCTGTTCAACGAACTGCGCGACCTGCTGTTCGCCCGGGTGACGCTGCACACGGTATCGGTCTACGCGCAAAAGACGTTTGCCCATCTGCATGCGCTGGGTGCGGGCTTCCATGCGCGGCGCCAGATCGGCGGCCTGCTGCCCGATATTGACCGCGGGACCAGCGGCATTGCTTTCCTGCTGGGCGTGGGCTTGTTTACGATGGTGCCCACCCTGGTGGAAATCGGCCTGGTGCTGGCGGTCATGCTCGACCGCTACAGCGCCTGGTATTGCGCCATCATCGTGCTCATGTTCCTCGGCTACGCCGGCTTCACGCTGGTGTTCACGGCCCGCCGCGTGATCTATCAGCGGCGGGTGAACAAGCTCGATTCCGGCGCCAAGAGCCACCTGGCCGACAGTCTTATCAACTATGACACCATCAAGTACTTCGCCAACGAAACCTTGGAAGCCGATCGTTTCCGCATCATCATGCGACGCTGGCAACACGCGGGCATGGGCAACCAGCGCGCCCTGTTCGTCCTGCATGTCGGGCAGAGCGCCGTCATCGGGTGCGGGGTGGCGGCCATCATGCTCATGGCCGGACGCGATGTGTGGCGCGGCGCCATGCGCGTGGGCGACCTGGTCCTCATCAATGCTTATGCCCTGCAGGTGTGCCTGCCGCTGAATGCCCTCGGTTTTGTGTACCGCGAAGCGCGCGACGCCTGGGTCAATGCGGAACGCCTGTTTGCCCTGTTGCGCGAGCGACCCGACCGGCCCGACCCGCCGGGCCTGCCCCGCCTGGACCCGCGCAGCGGGGATGTGGTGTTCGAGCACGTCAGCTTTCACTACGAACTGTCGCGCCCCATCCTGCGCGACGTCAGCTTCCGTATTGCGCCGGGGCGCACGCTGGCCGTGGTGGGCCGTAGCGGGTCCGGCAAGTCAACCCTGGCGCGCTTGCTGCTGTCCCTTTACGCGCCGGTGCACGGCCGCATTCTCATCGATGGACAGGACCTGGCGCAGCTGTCGCCAGGCAGCGTGCGTGCTGCCATCGGCGTGGTGCCACAGGAAACGGCATTGTTCAATGAAAGCATCGGCTACAACATTGCATACGGCCGTCCGGGCAGTGCCGAGGCCGACGTCATTGCCGCGGCAAGGGCCGCGCACGTGCATGCGTTCATCGATGCCCTGCCCCACAAGTACGCCACGCTCGTGGGCGAGCGCGGGGTCAAGTTGTCAGGCGGCGAAAAGCAGCGCATCGCCATCGCCCGTGCCGTGCTCAAGAATCCGCCCATTCTCATTTTTGACGAAGCCACGTCAGCACTTGATTCAGATTCAGAGCGCGCCATTCAGCGGGAACTGGAACGATTGTCGCGTGATCGAACGACTCTCATCATCGCGCACCGCCTGTCGACCATCGTGCATGCCCACCACATCATCGTCATGGATGCCGGGCGCATTGTCGAACAAGGCAGCCACCGCGCATTGCTGGCCACAAAAGGCTTGTACGCGCGCCTGTGGAACCTGCAGCAGGAACGTGGGCCGGCGACATGA
- a CDS encoding alpha/beta hydrolase — protein sequence MTTLKTTLLGLAAAGIVLGALAACSPLGALNALSPGKSLRTSAGVPYGASPRHKLDIYTPEQSVANAPVIVFFMGGNWVKGERGDYAFVGRALAARGYVVVIPDYRLYPEVTYPDFLDDSAGAVAWTAREISRFGGDPSRLYVMGHSAGAYNAAMVALDPRYLAKFGMRASALRGLIGLAGPYDFLPIHNPTTKPVFDFPNTPPASQPIHHVSKAAPPALLIAANDDDLVNARRNTGALANKLRAKGVTVQEVYFDGVSHTTLVASLAAPLRSLAPTLDVIDTFVGSDAGRNPGSGTAAAAR from the coding sequence ATGACCACGCTGAAAACCACCTTGCTGGGCTTGGCTGCCGCCGGCATCGTACTGGGCGCCCTTGCCGCCTGCTCGCCCCTCGGCGCGCTCAATGCCCTGTCCCCGGGAAAATCTCTGCGCACCAGTGCGGGTGTGCCCTACGGTGCCAGCCCGCGTCATAAGCTCGATATTTATACGCCAGAACAGAGCGTAGCCAATGCACCGGTAATTGTGTTTTTTATGGGTGGCAACTGGGTCAAGGGGGAACGGGGCGACTACGCCTTTGTCGGGCGGGCCCTGGCCGCGCGCGGCTATGTCGTGGTGATACCCGACTACCGCCTTTACCCGGAGGTGACCTATCCGGATTTTCTGGACGACTCGGCCGGGGCCGTGGCCTGGACCGCGCGCGAGATCAGCCGCTTTGGCGGCGACCCCAGTCGCTTGTATGTCATGGGCCACAGCGCCGGGGCCTACAATGCAGCGATGGTGGCGCTCGATCCGCGCTACCTGGCAAAATTTGGCATGCGCGCCTCGGCCTTGCGCGGCCTGATCGGCCTGGCCGGCCCCTATGACTTCCTGCCGATTCATAACCCGACCACCAAGCCGGTGTTTGATTTCCCCAATACGCCGCCGGCGTCGCAGCCCATTCACCATGTCAGCAAGGCTGCGCCGCCTGCCCTGCTGATTGCCGCCAACGATGACGATCTGGTCAATGCCAGGCGCAACACAGGCGCGCTGGCCAACAAGCTGCGTGCCAAGGGCGTGACGGTGCAGGAGGTGTATTTTGATGGCGTCAGTCATACGACCCTGGTGGCCTCGCTGGCGGCGCCCCTGCGCAGCCTCGCACCCACGCTGGATGTGATCGACACCTTCGTCGGCAGCGATGCGGGCCGCAATCCTGGTAGCGGCACCGCTGCAGCGGCGCGCTGA
- a CDS encoding AraC family transcriptional regulator, with translation MDMRTVFNQRPALRSVDLPAMESLFDALTDVAFFVKDREGRYLSVNTTLVRRCGLRSKRDIIGKTVLEVHPAHLAHTYLQQDHAVMESGTALCKHLELHLYPTRARGWCLTHKVPLRDEQGTVVGLAGTSQDLGLADELHPVYRKIAAIAQHIRQHYHTPISMEALACQAGLSLSRVERLFQRVFHFSPRQLLLQSRLEGAMAMLESDGEHSIADIAYACGYTDHSAFSRQFKAHAGMSPVQYRAMLRASATQPSAAQSIAPI, from the coding sequence ATGGATATGCGTACCGTGTTCAATCAGCGCCCCGCGCTGCGTTCAGTCGACCTGCCGGCCATGGAGAGCTTGTTCGATGCCCTCACCGATGTCGCGTTTTTCGTCAAGGACCGCGAAGGCCGCTACCTGAGCGTCAATACGACGCTGGTGCGCCGCTGCGGCCTGCGCTCCAAGCGTGACATCATCGGCAAGACCGTCCTGGAAGTGCACCCGGCCCACCTGGCCCACACCTATCTGCAACAGGACCATGCCGTCATGGAAAGCGGAACCGCCCTGTGCAAGCACCTCGAGCTGCACCTGTATCCCACCCGCGCGCGCGGCTGGTGCCTGACCCACAAGGTGCCGCTGCGCGACGAGCAGGGCACGGTCGTCGGCCTGGCTGGAACCTCCCAGGACCTGGGCCTGGCCGACGAACTGCATCCCGTCTACCGCAAGATTGCCGCCATTGCCCAGCATATCCGGCAGCACTACCACACGCCGATTTCGATGGAAGCACTGGCTTGCCAGGCGGGCCTGTCATTGTCGCGCGTGGAGCGGCTGTTCCAGCGCGTCTTCCACTTTTCGCCGCGCCAGCTGCTGCTGCAGTCGCGCCTGGAAGGGGCCATGGCCATGCTGGAATCGGATGGCGAGCACAGCATTGCCGACATCGCCTATGCCTGTGGCTACACGGACCACAGCGCCTTCAGCCGCCAGTTCAAGGCCCATGCAGGCATGAGTCCGGTGCAATACCGCGCCATGCTTCGCGCCAGCGCCACCCAGCCGAGCGCGGCACAATCGATTGCACCGATATAA
- a CDS encoding dihydrodipicolinate synthase family protein → MWQGVIPAVTTKFDEEGELDHAEMARCFGLMMDAGCDGLIACGSLGEGPMLSHAERLAVLRLAKEAAGKRPVLLTIAEAATRDACALAAQAARAGADGLMVVPSTIYHSNHRETVAALRAIAAAGDLPVMIYSNRLAYRVDVSCDMLAELADDARFVAIKESSDDIRRSTDIINRFGDRFALLTGVDNLAYEALSVGAVGWVAGLVVAFPHETVAIWRLMRAGRQAEALAIYRWFRPLLDLDVSTYLVQNIKLAEALAIGSSERVRAPRLPLDGAQRQHAERIIRTALETRPVLPAV, encoded by the coding sequence ATGTGGCAAGGCGTCATCCCCGCGGTAACCACCAAATTTGACGAAGAGGGCGAGCTGGACCACGCCGAGATGGCGCGTTGCTTTGGCCTCATGATGGACGCCGGCTGCGATGGCTTGATTGCCTGCGGCTCGCTGGGCGAAGGCCCCATGCTGTCGCACGCCGAGCGCCTGGCCGTCCTGCGCCTGGCGAAGGAGGCAGCGGGCAAGCGTCCTGTGTTGCTCACCATCGCGGAAGCGGCCACCCGCGACGCCTGCGCCCTGGCCGCGCAGGCAGCGCGAGCCGGCGCCGATGGCCTGATGGTCGTGCCCAGCACCATCTATCACAGCAACCATCGCGAAACCGTCGCGGCCCTGCGCGCCATCGCGGCGGCAGGAGACCTGCCCGTCATGATCTATTCCAATCGTCTGGCCTACCGGGTTGACGTCAGCTGCGACATGCTCGCTGAACTGGCCGACGACGCCCGCTTTGTCGCCATCAAGGAGTCGTCCGACGATATCCGCCGCAGCACCGATATCATCAACCGCTTTGGCGACCGGTTTGCCCTGTTGACGGGCGTGGATAACCTGGCGTACGAAGCATTGTCCGTGGGCGCGGTCGGCTGGGTGGCCGGCCTAGTGGTGGCCTTCCCGCATGAAACCGTGGCCATCTGGCGCCTGATGCGCGCCGGACGCCAGGCCGAAGCGCTGGCCATCTACCGCTGGTTCCGTCCTTTGCTGGACCTGGATGTCTCGACCTATCTGGTGCAAAACATCAAGCTCGCCGAGGCCCTGGCCATTGGTTCCAGCGAGCGGGTGCGGGCACCGCGTCTGCCGCTGGACGGGGCGCAGCGCCAGCATGCCGAGCGCATCATCCGCACCGCGCTCGAGACCCGTCCGGTGCTGCCTGCCGTCTGA
- a CDS encoding KGG domain-containing protein, producing MATNKEGNKQGGTSSRGFASMDPQRQREIASEGGKAAHQKGTAHEFTSEEARRAGSMSHGNRQADDSAARTGASKQGGRAEADAQGKPGHAGRQQAGKPSAARKSEGGAKPR from the coding sequence ATGGCAACGAACAAGGAAGGCAATAAGCAAGGCGGCACCAGCAGTCGCGGCTTTGCATCGATGGACCCGCAGCGCCAGCGCGAGATTGCCAGCGAAGGCGGCAAGGCTGCCCATCAAAAAGGAACTGCGCACGAGTTCACATCCGAAGAAGCGCGCCGCGCCGGCAGCATGAGCCATGGCAACCGCCAGGCCGACGACAGCGCTGCCCGCACCGGCGCCAGCAAGCAAGGCGGGCGTGCCGAAGCCGATGCGCAGGGCAAACCCGGGCACGCCGGCCGCCAGCAGGCCGGCAAGCCGTCTGCCGCCCGGAAAAGCGAGGGTGGCGCCAAGCCGCGTTGA
- a CDS encoding M14-type cytosolic carboxypeptidase, translated as MPIKISQHFDSGAIEVVQADNARQIDLNLRADSHADIRQWFHFRLQGARGEECTIRFLNAGKAAYPSGFRGYQVAASYDTENWFRVPTSFDGQIMTVTHTPELDSVYYAYFEPYSWERHLRLLGEVAENPIARVHDIGTTVDGRDMNMVVIGNPAAEKKIWVIARQHPGETMAEWFVEGLMDALLDNANPISRKLLQRAVFYIVPNMNPDGAVRGNLRTNAAGANLNREWMTPSPERSPEVLCVKTKIHEVGCDMFFDIHGDEDLPYNFVAGNEMLQNFTPERDAMQKAFVDQYMLASPDFQNVHGYPISRYKEDMLTLASKYIGHHFGCLALTLEMPFKDNANLPDEYTGWNGARSAELGKALLQPILSALA; from the coding sequence ATGCCCATCAAAATCAGCCAGCATTTCGACTCAGGCGCCATCGAGGTTGTCCAGGCCGACAATGCGCGCCAGATCGACCTGAACCTGCGGGCCGACTCGCACGCCGACATCCGCCAGTGGTTCCATTTCCGCCTGCAAGGCGCGCGCGGCGAAGAATGCACCATTCGCTTTCTTAACGCCGGCAAGGCTGCCTATCCCAGCGGGTTCCGTGGCTACCAGGTGGCGGCGAGCTATGACACGGAAAACTGGTTCCGCGTGCCCACCAGTTTTGACGGCCAGATCATGACGGTGACCCACACACCGGAACTCGACAGCGTCTACTACGCCTATTTCGAGCCCTACTCATGGGAGCGCCATTTGCGCCTGCTCGGGGAAGTGGCAGAAAATCCCATCGCCCGGGTGCACGACATCGGCACTACCGTGGACGGTCGCGACATGAACATGGTCGTCATCGGCAACCCTGCGGCGGAGAAAAAGATCTGGGTCATCGCGCGCCAGCACCCGGGTGAAACCATGGCCGAATGGTTTGTCGAAGGCCTCATGGATGCGCTGCTCGACAATGCCAATCCCATTTCGCGCAAGCTCTTGCAGCGCGCCGTGTTCTACATCGTTCCCAACATGAACCCGGACGGCGCGGTGCGCGGCAACCTGCGTACCAACGCCGCTGGTGCCAACCTGAACCGCGAATGGATGACACCGTCGCCCGAGCGCAGTCCGGAAGTGCTGTGCGTCAAGACGAAAATCCATGAGGTTGGCTGCGACATGTTCTTCGACATCCACGGTGATGAAGATCTGCCCTACAACTTCGTGGCGGGCAATGAAATGCTGCAAAATTTCACGCCCGAACGGGACGCCATGCAAAAGGCATTCGTGGACCAGTACATGCTGGCGAGCCCCGATTTCCAGAACGTGCACGGCTACCCGATCAGCAGGTACAAGGAAGACATGCTTACGCTTGCGTCCAAGTACATCGGCCACCACTTCGGCTGCCTGGCGCTGACGCTGGAGATGCCGTTCAAGGATAACGCCAACCTGCCCGACGAGTACACCGGGTGGAACGGCGCCCGCAGCGCCGAATTGGGCAAGGCGCTGCTGCAGCCCATCCTCAGTGCGCTCGCTTAA
- a CDS encoding CYTH domain-containing protein, whose amino-acid sequence MGIEIERKFLVVSDAWRTLGQAVLLRQGYLSSNPDRTVRVRIEGDTGTMTVKGRSEGATRAEWEYAIPVTEAAELLDRLCEQPLIEKYRRRIPVGSHVWEVDEFLGANLGLVVAEIELGAEDEAFERPDWIGAEVTHDRRYFNSSLIRAPYSRW is encoded by the coding sequence ATGGGCATTGAAATCGAGCGCAAGTTCCTCGTTGTCAGCGATGCCTGGCGCACCCTGGGCCAGGCCGTGCTGCTGCGCCAGGGTTATCTCTCGTCCAATCCGGACCGCACGGTGCGCGTGCGCATTGAAGGCGACACTGGCACCATGACCGTCAAGGGGCGCAGCGAGGGCGCCACGCGCGCCGAATGGGAATATGCGATTCCAGTCACGGAGGCGGCAGAACTACTTGACCGATTGTGCGAGCAGCCCTTGATTGAAAAGTACCGGCGCCGCATTCCCGTGGGCAGCCACGTGTGGGAAGTGGACGAGTTCCTGGGCGCCAATCTGGGCCTGGTGGTTGCCGAAATCGAACTGGGGGCGGAAGACGAGGCGTTCGAGCGGCCGGACTGGATTGGCGCCGAGGTCACGCACGACCGGCGTTACTTTAATTCCAGCCTGATCCGCGCCCCCTATTCGCGCTGGTAG